The Pseudomonas parafulva genome window below encodes:
- the wrbA gene encoding NAD(P)H:quinone oxidoreductase: protein MSEPYILVLYYSRHGSTSEMARHIARGVEMAGLEARLRTVPAISTECEAVAPDIPASGALYANLDDLRQCAGLALGSPTRFGNMAAPLKYFLDGTSSLWLGGELVGKPAAVFTSTASLHGGQETTLLSMLLPLMHHGMLVTGLPYSESALLETRGGGTPYGASHHAGADGKRELDEHEIALCRALGQRLASTAKALSHARG from the coding sequence ATGAGCGAACCCTACATCCTGGTGCTGTACTACAGCCGTCACGGCTCCACCAGCGAGATGGCCCGGCATATCGCCCGCGGCGTCGAAATGGCCGGGCTGGAAGCGCGGCTGCGCACCGTACCGGCCATTTCCACCGAGTGCGAAGCCGTGGCGCCGGACATCCCCGCCAGCGGCGCGCTCTACGCCAACCTGGACGACCTGCGCCAGTGCGCGGGCCTGGCCTTGGGCAGCCCGACCCGCTTCGGCAACATGGCAGCGCCGCTGAAGTACTTCCTCGACGGCACCAGCAGCCTATGGCTGGGTGGCGAACTGGTGGGCAAGCCTGCGGCCGTGTTCACCTCCACCGCCAGCCTGCACGGCGGCCAGGAGACCACCCTGCTGTCGATGCTGCTGCCGCTGATGCACCACGGTATGCTGGTCACCGGCCTGCCCTACAGCGAGTCCGCCTTGCTGGAAACCCGTGGCGGCGGCACGCCCTATGGCGCCAGTCACCATGCCGGCGCCGATGGCAAGCGCGAGCTGGACGAGCACGAAATCGCCCTGTGCCGCGCCCTGGGCCAACGCTTGGCGAGCACGGCCAAGGCGCTGAGTCACGCACGTGGCTAA
- the arsC gene encoding arsenate reductase (glutaredoxin) (This arsenate reductase requires both glutathione and glutaredoxin to convert arsenate to arsenite, after which the efflux transporter formed by ArsA and ArsB can extrude the arsenite from the cell, providing resistance.), with protein MPELTLYHNPRCSKSRGALELLEARGLAPTIVRYLETPPDAATLHALLGKLGIGARQLLRSGEDEFKTLGLANPALSDAQLIEAMVQHPKLIERPILVADDKAVIGRPPENVLELLP; from the coding sequence ATGCCCGAACTGACCCTCTACCATAACCCACGCTGCTCGAAATCCCGTGGTGCCCTGGAACTGCTGGAAGCCCGCGGCCTGGCACCGACCATCGTGCGCTACCTGGAAACCCCGCCCGATGCGGCCACCCTGCACGCGCTGCTCGGCAAGCTCGGCATCGGCGCGCGCCAGTTGCTGCGCAGCGGCGAAGACGAATTCAAGACCCTGGGCCTGGCCAACCCCGCCCTCAGCGATGCACAACTGATCGAGGCCATGGTCCAGCATCCGAAACTGATCGAACGCCCGATCCTCGTCGCCGACGACAAGGCCGTGATCGGCCGTCCCCCGGAAAACGTCCTGGAGCTCTTGCCATGA
- a CDS encoding DUF2069 domain-containing protein: MAKKPKVLPTLDWLAPRLRLTRALALACFCGLIALLVVNDVWFADLHGARVAVILAIELVPLLLLLPGMLIGSARAHAWTCFVVNLYFIKGVLAAFDPARALFGWIEVLVSLALFVSALLFVRWKFQFERRMAGEGR, translated from the coding sequence GTGGCTAAAAAACCCAAGGTACTGCCGACACTCGACTGGCTGGCTCCACGCCTGCGCCTGACCCGCGCACTGGCGCTGGCCTGCTTCTGTGGCCTGATCGCCCTGCTGGTGGTGAACGATGTGTGGTTCGCCGACCTGCACGGCGCCCGCGTCGCGGTGATCCTGGCCATCGAGCTGGTGCCGCTGCTGCTGTTGCTGCCCGGCATGCTGATCGGCAGCGCCCGGGCACATGCCTGGACCTGCTTCGTGGTGAACCTCTATTTCATCAAGGGTGTGCTGGCGGCCTTCGACCCGGCCAGGGCGCTGTTCGGCTGGATCGAAGTGCTGGTGAGCCTGGCGCTGTTCGTCAGCGCCTTGCTGTTCGTGCGCTGGAAGTTCCAGTTCGAACGGCGTATGGCGGGCGAAGGTCGGTAG
- a CDS encoding META domain-containing protein, producing MKHLLTCAALLGGLLGCAAEPSKLQHERSYVLEWIGERPLIDNSHLTLTLADDGRAYGTAGCNHWFASYTQNGERLSFGQVGKTRKLCAPALMEQEERYLKALQSVQRWDVSSIEQIRLWPAEGKPLRFWADED from the coding sequence ATGAAGCATCTGTTGACCTGCGCGGCGCTGCTCGGTGGTCTGCTCGGCTGCGCCGCCGAGCCTTCGAAGCTGCAGCACGAGCGTAGCTATGTCCTGGAATGGATCGGCGAACGCCCGCTGATCGACAACAGTCACCTGACCCTGACCCTGGCCGACGATGGTCGCGCCTATGGCACCGCCGGCTGCAACCACTGGTTCGCCAGCTACACGCAGAACGGCGAGCGGCTCAGCTTCGGCCAGGTCGGCAAGACCCGCAAGCTGTGCGCCCCGGCACTGATGGAGCAGGAAGAACGCTATCTGAAAGCGCTGCAGAGCGTGCAGCGCTGGGATGTCTCGAGCATCGAGCAGATCCGCCTGTGGCCTGCCGAAGGCAAGCCCCTGCGCTTCTGGGCTGACGAAGACTGA
- a CDS encoding 2-hydroxyacid dehydrogenase, with protein sequence MRILLFSSQHYDQESFSQAALDSGLELHFQPARLTLDTAPLAQGFAVVCAFINDELDAEVLECLASGGTRLIALRSAGYNHVDLAAAARLGLTVVRVPAYSPHAVAEHAVALILALNRRLHRAYNRTRDGDFTLHGLTGFDLHGKTVGVVGTGQIGATFARIMAGFGCRLLAYDPQPNPELLALGARYLELPELLSESRIISLHCPLTDATRHLINARSLASLQPGAMLINTGRGALVDTPALIDALKNGQLGYLGLDVYEEEAQLFFEDRSDQPLQDDVLARLLTFPNVIVTAHQAFLTQEALAAIAATTLDNVLHWAAGDARNTVTG encoded by the coding sequence ATGCGCATCCTGTTATTCAGCAGCCAGCACTACGACCAGGAAAGCTTCAGCCAGGCCGCCCTCGACAGCGGCCTGGAACTGCACTTTCAACCCGCTCGCCTGACCCTGGACACGGCACCGCTGGCGCAAGGTTTCGCCGTGGTCTGCGCCTTCATCAATGACGAGCTGGATGCCGAGGTACTGGAATGCCTGGCCAGCGGCGGCACCCGCCTGATCGCCCTGCGCTCGGCCGGCTACAACCATGTGGACCTGGCCGCAGCGGCGCGCCTGGGACTGACCGTGGTGCGGGTACCAGCCTACTCGCCGCACGCCGTGGCCGAGCACGCGGTCGCGCTGATCCTGGCGCTCAACCGTCGCCTGCACCGCGCCTACAACCGCACCCGCGACGGCGACTTCACCCTGCACGGGCTGACCGGCTTCGACCTGCATGGCAAGACCGTAGGCGTGGTCGGCACCGGACAGATCGGCGCGACCTTCGCCCGCATCATGGCCGGCTTCGGCTGTCGCTTGCTGGCCTACGACCCGCAGCCCAATCCCGAGTTGCTGGCACTGGGGGCCCGCTACCTGGAGCTGCCCGAGCTGCTCAGCGAGTCGCGCATCATCAGCCTGCACTGCCCGCTGACCGACGCCACCCGTCACCTGATCAACGCCCGCAGCCTGGCCAGCCTGCAGCCAGGCGCCATGCTGATCAACACCGGACGCGGCGCGCTGGTCGACACACCGGCGCTGATCGACGCGCTCAAGAACGGTCAACTCGGCTACTTGGGCCTGGATGTCTACGAGGAAGAAGCGCAGCTGTTCTTCGAGGACCGCTCCGACCAGCCGCTGCAGGACGACGTACTGGCCCGCCTGCTGACCTTCCCCAACGTCATCGTCACTGCCCACCAGGCCTTCCTCACCCAGGAAGCCTTGGCGGCGATCGCTGCCACCACGCTGGACAACGTGCTCCACTGGGCGGCAGGCGATGCGCGCAACACCGTCACGGGTTAG
- a CDS encoding TlpA disulfide reductase family protein, which translates to MARRLAAALAITASLLLGGCGADYGVDQHGNTVKAEQLDGHWLVLNYWAEWCGPCRTEIPELNSAAQQWQAQGIKVVGVNFDGLQGDDLKQAAQALGIEFTVLAQDPAEHYELPRSEALPVTYIIDDKGKVREQLLGEQTLEGLQAKIKALKGA; encoded by the coding sequence ATGGCAAGGCGTTTGGCGGCTGCACTGGCGATCACCGCGAGCCTGTTGCTCGGCGGCTGCGGTGCAGACTACGGCGTGGACCAGCACGGCAACACGGTAAAGGCCGAGCAGCTCGACGGGCACTGGCTGGTGCTCAACTACTGGGCCGAGTGGTGCGGTCCGTGCCGCACGGAAATCCCGGAACTGAACAGCGCGGCCCAGCAGTGGCAGGCGCAGGGCATCAAGGTAGTGGGGGTGAACTTCGATGGCCTGCAGGGCGACGATCTCAAGCAGGCGGCCCAGGCGCTCGGCATCGAATTCACCGTGCTGGCGCAGGATCCTGCCGAGCACTACGAGTTGCCGCGCAGCGAGGCGCTGCCGGTGACCTACATCATCGATGACAAGGGCAAGGTGCGCGAGCAGTTGCTCGGCGAGCAGACGCTCGAAGGGCTCCAGGCCAAGATCAAGGCATTGAAGGGAGCCTGA
- the cysM gene encoding cysteine synthase CysM, whose amino-acid sequence MTLQYPTIADCVGNTPLVRLQRMAGHTSNTLLLKLEGNNPAGSVKDRPALSMIARAERRNQIKPGDTLIEATSGNTGIALAMAAAIKGYKMILIMPDNSTAERKAAMTAYGAELILVSKEEGMEGARDLADKLQAEGRGLVLDQFANGDNPIAHYTSTGPEIWQQTQGGVTHFISSMGTTGTIMGCSQYLKEQNPAVQIVGLQPMEGSAIPGIRRWPEQYLPKIFDATRVDRVVDMSQEEAEATMRRLAREEGIFCGVSSGGAVAAMLRLSREVENAVMVAIICDRGDRYLSTGLFDAT is encoded by the coding sequence ATGACCCTGCAGTACCCAACCATCGCCGACTGCGTCGGCAACACCCCGCTGGTGCGCCTGCAGCGCATGGCCGGGCACACCAGCAACACCTTGCTGCTCAAGCTCGAAGGCAACAATCCTGCCGGTTCGGTCAAGGATCGCCCGGCGCTGTCGATGATCGCCCGAGCCGAACGGCGCAACCAGATCAAGCCCGGCGATACGCTGATCGAGGCCACCTCCGGCAACACCGGTATCGCCCTGGCCATGGCCGCAGCGATCAAGGGTTACAAGATGATCCTGATCATGCCGGACAACTCCACCGCCGAGCGCAAGGCCGCCATGACCGCCTACGGCGCCGAGCTGATCCTGGTGTCCAAGGAGGAGGGCATGGAAGGCGCGCGCGATCTGGCCGACAAACTGCAGGCCGAAGGCCGCGGCCTGGTGCTCGATCAGTTCGCCAATGGCGACAATCCCATCGCGCACTACACCAGCACCGGCCCGGAGATCTGGCAGCAGACCCAGGGCGGCGTGACCCATTTCATCAGTTCCATGGGCACCACCGGCACCATCATGGGCTGTTCGCAGTACCTCAAGGAGCAGAACCCGGCGGTGCAGATCGTCGGTCTGCAACCGATGGAAGGTTCGGCCATCCCCGGTATTCGCCGCTGGCCTGAGCAGTACCTGCCGAAGATCTTCGACGCCACGCGGGTGGATCGAGTGGTCGACATGTCCCAGGAAGAAGCCGAAGCGACCATGCGCCGGCTCGCCCGCGAAGAGGGCATTTTCTGTGGCGTGTCCTCTGGCGGTGCGGTGGCGGCGATGCTGCGTCTGTCCCGAGAAGTGGAAAATGCCGTGATGGTCGCGATCATCTGCGACCGCGGCGACCGCTACCTGTCCACCGGCCTGTTCGACGCGACCTGA
- the ttcA gene encoding tRNA 2-thiocytidine(32) synthetase TtcA has translation MGTLSVNQNKLQKRLRRLAGEAITDYNMIEDGDKVMVCLSGGKDSYTMLDVLLHLQKVAPISFQIVAVNMDQKQPGFPEHVLPAYLKTLGVEYHIVEKDTYSVVKELIPEGKTTCSLCSRLRRGTLYTFADEIGATKMALGHHRDDIVETFFLNMFFNGALKGMPPKLRADDGRNVVIRPLAYCSEKDIQAYSDMKEFPIIPCNLCGSQENLQRQVVKDMLVEWERKHPGRTDSIFRALQNVAPSQLADRNLFDFTGLKIDESATPRFLDVLNV, from the coding sequence ATGGGCACCCTCTCGGTCAACCAGAACAAACTGCAAAAACGCCTGCGTCGTCTCGCTGGCGAAGCCATCACCGACTACAACATGATCGAGGATGGCGACAAGGTCATGGTCTGCCTGTCCGGGGGCAAGGACAGCTACACCATGCTCGACGTTCTGCTGCACCTGCAGAAGGTGGCGCCGATCAGCTTCCAGATCGTCGCGGTGAACATGGACCAGAAGCAGCCGGGCTTTCCCGAGCATGTGCTGCCTGCCTACCTGAAGACCTTGGGCGTCGAGTATCACATCGTCGAGAAAGACACCTATTCGGTGGTCAAGGAACTGATCCCCGAGGGCAAGACCACCTGCTCGCTGTGCTCGCGCCTGCGCCGGGGCACCCTGTACACCTTTGCCGATGAAATCGGCGCGACCAAGATGGCGCTCGGTCATCACCGCGACGACATCGTCGAGACCTTCTTCCTCAACATGTTCTTCAACGGCGCGCTCAAGGGCATGCCGCCGAAGCTGCGCGCCGACGACGGTCGCAACGTGGTGATCCGTCCGCTGGCCTACTGCAGCGAGAAGGACATCCAGGCTTACTCGGACATGAAGGAATTCCCGATCATCCCGTGCAACCTGTGCGGCTCTCAGGAAAACCTGCAGCGCCAGGTGGTCAAAGACATGCTGGTGGAGTGGGAGCGCAAGCACCCAGGACGCACCGACAGCATCTTCCGCGCGCTGCAGAACGTCGCGCCGTCGCAACTGGCCGACCGCAACCTGTTCGACTTCACGGGCCTGAAGATCGACGAAAGCGCCACGCCGCGCTTTCTCGATGTGCTGAACGTCTGA
- the rlmD gene encoding 23S rRNA (uracil(1939)-C(5))-methyltransferase RlmD — translation MSRKKSTSSNLRFQPAGGDRRAQVPVGKKQRLDIERLAGDGRGIAFVEGRTWFVSGALAGEAVEARVLSARGKIVEARLERVLQGSPERREAPCRHYARCGGCTVQHLPHAAQLALKQRQLAEQLQRLAGVQPEAWAAPLAGPEFGYRRRARLAVRWDAKARELQVGFRAEASQDIIAIDDCPVLVQPLQAILRHLPTVLRSLSTPQALGHVELFSGSAESVLVRHVSALPEQDVARLQAFCQEAGAQLWLQGEGEPAPCDPASRLGFSLAPWGLELAWRPGDFVQVNAQVNTQMIEQALAWLNVQQDERVLDLFCGLGNFALPLARQAREVVAVEGVQTMVDRAAANAQANDVHNVQFFQADLSQSLAAAEWAAEGFSAVLLDPPRDGAHEVVQGIARLKARRLVYVSCNPATLARDAQVLVGQGYRLKRAGILDMFPQTAHVEAMALFEAGQ, via the coding sequence ATGTCCAGAAAGAAAAGCACCAGCAGCAACCTGCGCTTCCAACCTGCCGGCGGCGATCGCCGCGCGCAGGTGCCCGTGGGCAAGAAACAGCGCCTGGACATCGAGCGCCTGGCCGGAGACGGTCGTGGCATCGCCTTCGTCGAGGGGCGCACCTGGTTCGTCAGCGGCGCCTTGGCGGGCGAGGCGGTCGAGGCGCGGGTGCTCAGTGCCCGCGGCAAGATCGTCGAAGCGCGCCTGGAGCGGGTGCTGCAAGGCAGCCCTGAACGTCGCGAAGCGCCGTGCCGACACTACGCCCGTTGCGGTGGCTGCACCGTGCAGCACCTGCCGCATGCCGCGCAGTTGGCGCTCAAGCAGCGTCAGTTGGCCGAGCAGTTGCAACGGCTGGCGGGTGTCCAGCCAGAGGCGTGGGCCGCGCCATTGGCCGGGCCGGAGTTTGGCTACCGCCGCCGCGCACGCCTTGCCGTGCGCTGGGACGCCAAGGCCCGCGAGCTGCAGGTCGGTTTTCGTGCCGAGGCCAGCCAGGACATCATCGCCATCGACGATTGCCCGGTGCTGGTACAGCCCTTGCAGGCGATCCTGCGCCATTTGCCGACCGTGCTGCGCAGCCTGAGCACGCCGCAGGCCCTGGGGCATGTCGAGCTGTTCAGCGGCAGCGCCGAGTCGGTGCTGGTGCGTCATGTGTCCGCGTTGCCCGAGCAGGATGTGGCGCGGTTGCAGGCGTTCTGCCAAGAAGCCGGGGCGCAGCTCTGGCTGCAGGGCGAGGGCGAGCCTGCGCCCTGCGATCCCGCCTCCAGGCTGGGTTTCAGCCTGGCACCCTGGGGGCTGGAACTGGCCTGGCGGCCGGGCGACTTCGTCCAGGTCAATGCGCAGGTCAACACGCAGATGATCGAGCAGGCGCTGGCCTGGTTGAACGTGCAGCAGGACGAGCGGGTGCTGGACCTGTTCTGCGGCCTGGGCAACTTTGCCCTGCCGCTGGCACGTCAGGCGCGCGAAGTGGTCGCGGTGGAGGGCGTGCAAACCATGGTTGACCGCGCCGCCGCCAACGCGCAGGCCAACGATGTGCATAACGTGCAGTTTTTTCAGGCCGATTTATCGCAGTCGCTGGCTGCTGCCGAGTGGGCCGCCGAGGGCTTTTCTGCGGTACTCTTGGACCCACCTCGCGACGGTGCCCACGAGGTGGTGCAAGGCATCGCCCGGCTCAAGGCCCGGCGATTGGTGTATGTATCGTGCAACCCCGCGACGCTGGCGCGAGATGCGCAGGTGCTGGTCGGCCAGGGGTACCGGTTAAAAAGGGCCGGGATTCTCGACATGTTTCCTCAGACGGCCCATGTCGAGGCCATGGCGTTATTCGAAGCGGGCCAGTAA
- a CDS encoding DNA-3-methyladenine glycosylase I, with product MRDYQWLHTYCLNRFGSAKALEAFLPQPRSAAQLRALPDDRYLSTLALRVFRAGLKHSLVDAKWPAFEQVFFGFDPEKVVLMSAEHLERLMQDTRIIRHLGKLKSVPRNAQMILDVAKEKGSFGAFIADWPESDIVGLWKYLAKHGNQLGGLSAPRFLRMVGKDTFVPTEDMAAALIAQKVIDKAPTSQRDLALVQEVFNRWHEESGRPLCQLSVMLAHTVNH from the coding sequence ATGCGCGACTATCAGTGGCTGCACACGTACTGCCTGAATCGCTTCGGCTCGGCCAAGGCGCTCGAAGCCTTCCTGCCGCAACCGCGCTCGGCCGCCCAGTTGCGCGCCCTGCCGGATGATCGCTACCTCTCGACCCTGGCGCTGCGGGTCTTCCGAGCCGGGCTCAAGCACAGTCTGGTGGATGCCAAGTGGCCCGCGTTCGAGCAGGTGTTCTTCGGCTTCGACCCGGAAAAGGTGGTGCTGATGAGCGCCGAGCACCTGGAGCGGTTGATGCAGGACACCCGCATCATCCGCCACTTGGGCAAGCTCAAGAGTGTGCCGCGCAACGCGCAGATGATCCTCGACGTGGCCAAGGAAAAGGGCAGCTTCGGCGCGTTCATCGCCGACTGGCCCGAGAGTGACATTGTCGGCCTGTGGAAGTACCTGGCCAAGCATGGCAACCAGCTCGGTGGGCTGTCGGCGCCGCGCTTTCTGCGCATGGTCGGCAAGGATACCTTCGTGCCCACCGAAGACATGGCCGCCGCGCTGATCGCCCAGAAGGTGATCGACAAGGCGCCGACCAGCCAGCGCGACCTGGCGTTGGTGCAGGAGGTGTTCAATCGCTGGCACGAAGAAAGCGGGCGGCCGCTGTGTCAGTTGTCGGTGATGCTGGCCCATACTGTCAATCACTGA
- a CDS encoding response regulator: MLDRLGIRSRVLLLALLPAGLMALVLGSYFTWLQQNELRSQLLQRGKMIAEQLAPLAAPALAQNTPAQLERIAAEALEQADVRAVAFLAPNRSRLAHAGPSMLNPPPSGGTGTQLLQRSGNDATRYLMPVFGHHRDLATAAVPDERERLLGWVEIELSHDGTLLRGYRNLFTSLLLILACLSLNALLALRMSRAINGPIGRIKHAVTQLKEGHLEERLPPMGSVELDELAAGINRMAETLHNAHEELQHSIDQATEDVRQNLETIEIQNIELDMARKEALEASRIKSEFLANMSHEIRTPLNGILGFTHLLQKSELTPRQLDYLGTIEKSADNLLGIINEILDFSKIEAGKLVLDSIPFNLRDLIQDTLTILAPAAHAKQLELVSLVYRDTPLSLIGDPLRLKQILTNLVSNAIKFTREGTIVVRAMVEDEHEDTAQLRISVQDTGIGLSPQDVRALFQAFSQADNSLSRQPGGTGLGLVISKRLIEQMGGEIGVDSTPGEGSQFWINLNLPKAHDDTDALPLQALIGRRAAIVDGHELARQALQHQLEDCGLSVSLFGSFDQLLQGVQAASQAGQPFELAVLGAHLGILAPERLGQYHQQLERLGCQCVVLCPTTEQAQYHPFLPNGHGQLLSKPTCTRKLRRLLLELMQPSRPNVDVRQGIGTRLPRILCVDDNPANLLLVQTLLEDMGAQVVAVDSGFAAVEAVQAAPFDLVLMDVQMPGMDGCACTEQIRDWETRQNDPPLPIVALTAHAMANEKRALLHSGMDDYLTKPISERQLAQVVMKWTGLNLGTPPPERASERLPDSSELLVLDHEEGLRLAAGKADLAADMLAMLLASLEGDRQAIASARELGDRAAMIERVHRLNGASRYCGVPQLRAACQRAETLLKQDSPQTTQALDELDLAIERLAQQAHLSA, from the coding sequence GTGCTCGATCGTTTGGGAATCAGAAGCCGCGTCCTGCTGCTGGCCCTCCTGCCCGCCGGGCTGATGGCGCTGGTGCTGGGCAGTTATTTCACCTGGCTGCAGCAGAACGAACTGCGCAGCCAACTGCTGCAACGCGGCAAGATGATCGCCGAGCAACTGGCCCCGCTGGCCGCGCCAGCCCTGGCGCAGAACACGCCGGCGCAGTTGGAGCGGATCGCCGCCGAGGCGCTGGAACAAGCCGATGTGCGCGCGGTGGCGTTCCTCGCCCCGAACCGCTCACGCCTGGCCCACGCAGGCCCGAGCATGCTCAACCCACCACCCAGCGGCGGCACCGGCACGCAACTGCTGCAACGCAGCGGCAACGACGCCACGCGCTATCTGATGCCGGTGTTCGGCCATCACCGCGACCTGGCCACCGCGGCGGTGCCGGACGAGCGCGAACGCCTGCTGGGCTGGGTCGAGATCGAACTGTCCCACGACGGCACCCTGCTGCGCGGCTACCGCAACCTGTTCACCAGCCTGCTGCTGATCCTTGCCTGCCTGAGCCTCAACGCCCTGCTGGCGCTGCGCATGAGCCGGGCGATCAACGGCCCGATCGGGCGCATCAAGCATGCCGTCACCCAGCTCAAGGAAGGCCACCTCGAAGAACGCCTGCCACCGATGGGCAGCGTCGAGCTGGACGAGTTGGCTGCCGGCATCAACCGCATGGCCGAGACCCTGCACAATGCCCACGAGGAGTTGCAGCACAGCATCGACCAGGCCACCGAGGACGTGCGCCAGAACCTGGAAACCATCGAGATCCAGAACATCGAGTTGGACATGGCGCGCAAGGAAGCGTTGGAGGCCAGCCGCATCAAGTCCGAATTCCTCGCCAACATGAGCCACGAAATCCGCACCCCGCTCAACGGTATCCTCGGCTTCACCCACCTGCTGCAAAAGAGCGAGCTCACGCCGCGCCAGCTCGACTACCTGGGCACCATCGAGAAATCGGCCGACAACCTGCTGGGCATCATCAACGAAATTCTCGACTTCTCCAAGATCGAAGCCGGCAAGCTGGTGCTCGACAGCATTCCGTTCAACCTGCGCGACCTGATCCAGGACACCCTGACCATCCTGGCGCCCGCCGCCCACGCCAAGCAGTTGGAACTGGTCAGCCTGGTCTACCGCGACACGCCGTTGTCGCTGATCGGCGACCCATTGCGGCTCAAGCAGATCCTCACCAACCTGGTGAGCAATGCCATCAAGTTCACCCGCGAAGGCACCATCGTCGTGCGCGCCATGGTCGAGGACGAACACGAGGACACCGCACAGTTGCGCATCAGCGTGCAGGACACCGGCATCGGTCTGTCACCGCAGGACGTGCGCGCGCTGTTCCAGGCCTTCAGCCAGGCCGACAACTCGCTGTCTCGCCAGCCCGGCGGTACCGGCTTGGGACTGGTGATCTCCAAGCGCCTGATCGAGCAGATGGGCGGCGAAATCGGCGTCGACAGCACACCCGGCGAAGGCTCGCAGTTCTGGATCAACCTCAACTTGCCCAAGGCCCATGACGATACCGACGCCTTGCCGCTGCAGGCCCTGATCGGTCGCCGCGCCGCGATCGTCGATGGGCATGAACTGGCGCGCCAGGCATTGCAGCATCAGTTGGAGGATTGCGGCCTGAGTGTCAGTCTGTTCGGCTCGTTCGACCAACTGCTGCAAGGGGTACAGGCGGCCAGTCAGGCCGGGCAACCGTTCGAACTGGCGGTGCTTGGCGCCCACCTCGGCATCCTCGCGCCGGAACGCCTCGGCCAGTACCACCAGCAGCTCGAGCGCCTGGGCTGCCAATGCGTGGTGCTGTGCCCGACCACCGAGCAGGCGCAGTACCACCCGTTCCTGCCCAATGGCCACGGCCAACTGCTGTCCAAGCCCACCTGCACCCGCAAGCTGCGGCGCCTGCTGCTGGAGCTGATGCAACCGAGTCGCCCCAACGTCGATGTGCGCCAGGGCATCGGCACGCGCCTGCCGCGCATCCTGTGCGTCGACGACAACCCGGCCAACCTGCTGCTGGTGCAAACCCTGCTCGAGGACATGGGCGCCCAAGTGGTCGCGGTGGACAGCGGCTTCGCGGCGGTGGAGGCAGTCCAGGCTGCGCCCTTCGACCTGGTGCTGATGGACGTGCAGATGCCGGGCATGGACGGCTGCGCCTGCACCGAACAGATCCGCGACTGGGAAACGCGCCAGAACGATCCGCCGTTGCCCATCGTCGCCCTCACCGCGCACGCCATGGCCAATGAAAAGCGCGCCTTGTTGCACAGCGGCATGGATGATTATCTGACCAAGCCGATCAGCGAGCGCCAACTGGCCCAGGTGGTGATGAAATGGACCGGGCTGAACCTCGGCACGCCGCCGCCAGAGCGCGCCAGCGAACGCCTGCCCGACAGCAGCGAACTGCTGGTGCTGGATCACGAGGAAGGCCTGCGCCTGGCAGCCGGCAAAGCGGACCTGGCCGCCGACATGCTGGCCATGCTGCTGGCGTCGCTGGAGGGCGACCGTCAGGCCATCGCCAGCGCGCGCGAGCTGGGTGACCGCGCGGCGATGATCGAGCGCGTGCATCGCCTCAACGGGGCTTCGCGCTATTGCGGGGTGCCGCAACTGCGTGCGGCCTGCCAGCGCGCCGAGACCTTGCTCAAGCAGGACAGCCCACAGACCACCCAGGCGCTAGACGAGTTAGACCTGGCCATCGAGCGTCTGGCGCAACAGGCGCACTTGAGCGCCTGA
- a CDS encoding SprT family zinc-dependent metalloprotease: MPELLTQRVETCYQLAETFFKRTFPRPQVSFKLRGQKAGVAHLHENLLRFNLQLYRENHDDFLRQTVAHEVAHLIAHQLFGDRIQAHGEEWQLIMRGVYELPPERCHRYEVQRRVATRYIYRCPCPDSDFAFTAQRHTLVRQGRRYLCRRCRQVLVFSGQTRVE, translated from the coding sequence ATGCCCGAGCTGCTCACGCAACGCGTCGAAACCTGTTACCAGCTAGCCGAAACCTTTTTCAAACGCACCTTCCCGCGCCCGCAGGTCAGCTTCAAGCTGCGCGGGCAGAAGGCCGGCGTCGCCCATCTGCATGAAAACCTGCTGCGCTTCAACCTGCAGTTGTACCGCGAGAACCACGACGACTTCCTGCGCCAGACCGTGGCCCATGAAGTGGCGCACCTGATCGCTCACCAGCTGTTCGGCGACCGCATCCAGGCCCACGGCGAGGAATGGCAGTTGATCATGCGCGGGGTCTACGAGCTGCCGCCCGAGCGCTGCCACCGCTACGAAGTGCAGCGTCGCGTGGCCACGCGCTACATCTATCGCTGCCCCTGCCCGGACAGCGACTTCGCCTTCACCGCCCAGCGCCACACACTGGTACGCCAGGGGCGCCGCTACCTGTGTCGGCGCTGTCGGCAAGTGCTGGTCTTCAGCGGACAGACCCGAGTCGAGTAA